In Musa acuminata AAA Group cultivar baxijiao chromosome BXJ2-8, Cavendish_Baxijiao_AAA, whole genome shotgun sequence, one genomic interval encodes:
- the LOC135619413 gene encoding pentatricopeptide repeat-containing protein At1g11710, mitochondrial-like produces MFDEALCIMRQLMQERRVAALELLDALARSRKRYGGSRDVYDAMVRCCTQIGATKDACLVMETLRARGVWVSVHACNNLLNHLLMSSQDGGVAFWEMYKEMLALGYVENVNTFNLVIYGLCRECKISEAFSVFYRMLKGGVFPNIVTFNMLIDGCCRNGELSLAYELFKKIKLVSGNNSEPNAVTFNCLINDLCKAGRAEDGEHVVKKDMLKKGLLPNLRTYGTLIDGYAREGKMEEALRLFIEMLDDGMVPNVVVYNSLLNWLLKQGHIEEACFLLSDMRKVHASHDHYTYAILVDGYCRNGCMQEAFGYYNQCREEKLVKDVVPYNSLINHLYKQGRVCEVKQLLGRMFVSCLAPDVVTYSTLIDRFFKDGKIDDALKVYDEMIEVGQRPNLITYNSIIHGFCQVEYVDMARLAIEELRSSGMLLDVITYNTVVNGYLRSQRDEEALDLCKDMQKLGIAVNGVTCNIFMNYLCKFGYFEQAKGLLRIMLDGGLIPDQITYTTIITALSKSSQANEIIELHDNMVLRGVSPDEYTYNTIVSCLIQGKAHSKYHI; encoded by the coding sequence ATGTTTGACGAAGCTTTGTGCATCATGAGACAATTGATGCAAGAAAGGCGTGTCGCTGCGCTGGAGCTATTGGATGCTCTCGCTCGAAGTCGTAAGAGGTACGGCGGGAGCCGTGATGTCTATGATGCCATGGTCCGGTGTTGTACTCAGATTGGCGCTACCAAAGATGCTTGTTTGGTGATGGAGACGCTGCGAGCAAGAGGTGTTTGGGTGTCTGTTCATGCCTGCAATAACTTGTTGAACCATCTTCTTATGTCGAGTCAAGATGGCGGAGTTGCGTTCTGGGAGATGTACAAGGAAATGCTGGCACTGGGGTATGTTGAAAACGTGAACACCTTCAATTTGGTTATCTATGGCTTATGTAGGGAATGTAAGATTAGTGAAGCTTTCTCGGTGTTTTACCGAATGCTAAAAGGAGGGGTTTTTCCTAATATTGTTACCTTCAATATGCTCATCGATGGGTGTTGCAGAAATGGTGAGCTCAGTTTGGCTTACGAACTTTTCAAGAAGATTAAGCTTGTGTCAGGGAATAATTCTGAACCTAATGCTGTAACTTTTAATTGCCTCATTAATGATCTCTGTAAGGCAGGGAGGGCAGAGGATGGTGAGCATGTGGTTAAGAAAGACATGCTAAAAAAGGGATTACTACCTAACCTGAGAACATATGGGACTCTGATTGATGGCTATGCAAGAGAAGGGAAGATGGAAGAAGCTCTCAGGTTATTTATCGAGATGTTGGATGATGGCATGGTGCCTAATGTTGTTGTGTATAATTCGCTCCTGAATTGGCTCTTAAAGCAGGGTCACATCGAGGAGGCTTGTTTCTTATTGTCGGACATGAGGAAGGTGCATGCTTCTCATGATCATTACACATACGCAATTTTGGTCGATGGCTATTGCAGGAACGGATGCATGCAAGAGGCTTTTGGATACTATAACCAGTGTAGAGAAGAGAAATTGGTGAAGGATGTGGTTCCCTACAATAGCCTTATCAATCATCTCTATAAGCAAGGGAGGGTCTGTGAAGTGAAACAGCTTCTGGGAAGGATGTTTGTTAGCTGTCTGGCACCTGATGTGGTTACTTATAGTACTTTAATTGATCGATTCTTCAAAGATGGAAAGATAGATGATGCTCTGAAGGTATATGATGAAATGATAGAGGTGGGGCAAAGGCCTAATCTAATTACATACAATTCGATCATTCATGGTTTCTGTCAAGTGGAATATGTAGATATGGCACGATTAGCCATAGAGGAACTGAGAAGTTCAGGTATGCTGCTCGATGTAATCACATATAACACTGTGGTCAATGGATATCTTAGGAGTCAGAGGGATGAAGAGGCATTAGATTTATGCAAAGACATGCAAAAGCTAGGCATAGCAGTTAATGGAGTCACTTGCAACATATTTATGAATTACCTCTGCAAATTTGGATACTTTGAACAGGCAAAAGGGCTCTTGAGGATTATGCTGGACGGAGGCTTGATTCCAGATCAAATAACATATACGACGATCATTACTGCACTCAGTAAAAGTTCCCAAGCGAATGAAATTATTGAGTTACATGATAATATGGTGCTTAGAGGAGTGTCCCCCGATGAGTATACTTACAACACCATTGTTAGCTGCCTCATTCAAGGAAAGGCACATTCCAAATAccatatttga